The Candidatus Hydrogenedentota bacterium genomic interval GGTGCCCGCATTGAGGGCAACACTGTCGAGGGCGGTCGTCTCGAAGTCTTCGTTGATTTTGGAGAGGTCAGGCGGTTCGAAGGGAGGACGAACGATGCCAAGGGGTTTCTCGATCCATTCTTGTTCGCCATAAAGCCCAATGGCCGAGGTGTCAATGGATGTAATGCCCATCGCAAGGGCGGGACTGCCCGTAGCGAGCGAAAAATCGGCGGCGTCGGGATCGGTGAATTGAGGATTCGCGTTGATCGAGTGGAGATCCATGCCTGCCGCTTGCCATTGCGCCCATGTGCGTCCGGCGAAGTCGAGGGGGCGGCCTGAGGCGTCCCAATACAGGTTGTAGTCAAAAGCGAAATGGTCATCGGCCCAGTTGCCACCGAGGAGTTCGCCGTTATTGAAATAGACAATATTGTGGTCGAAGTTGAAGGAATGGCCGGACTCGTTGAGGGTTCGCATGACTTGAGCATTGGTGGAGAAAGCAAGAACGTTGTTGCGGACGATGTTGTTCTGTCCGTAGTGCTGATGGAAGGCGCCCGTTTCGGTGTTGTAGACAACGTTGTTTTCGAAGAGGACCCCGGTCGTGCCTTCGTCGGTGTAGAGGCCCCAGCCTCCGTAGAGTTTGGGGTTGGAGAAGACTTCGTGGATACGGTTGTTGCGGACGACGGTGCCCGGAGACACGCCGAGTGTGTAAACGCCGCCGATATCGTTTAGCTGGCGTTTGCCGATTTCGTGGATATGGTTGTATTCGATGATGTTGTTGTTCGCGGTGGACGAGGCGTAGCCCCAGAGCCATCCGACGGATACACCGGTGTAGCGAAAGTCGGAGATTTCGTTGTGAGATACGGTGTTGTAGGAGGCGCGTCCAATCCACACGCCGACACCGGATCGCAGAATGCGGCCGCCGTCGTGAATGTAGTTGTTGTCGATTACATTGCGCAGCGTCTCTTCGTTGGAGGTAGGAGGAGTGGTCGTCTCGCCGATACGCACAGCGCCCGCGCCGAGATCGTAGAGTTCACTGTGCGAAAGCGCGTTGTCTTGAGAACCTCTTCGCCACCAAATGGCGTTATTGCCCGTGTGCATGATTTCGCAGCGGTCGATAATGCAATTGCGCGCGCCAGTCGCTTCAATAGCGGCATTGGTAGATGCAGCCGCCTGACCGTCGGTGAATCCCGCAGCAGGTATCGGCAAGTTGGTGTGGCGAAACGCAAGGCCGCGAAACGTGAGGTAAGAGACGAACTGTCCGGTGGCGGGATTGCCCTGCAATAGAAGTAGTTGTTGCGCAACGGGGGCGACAACTTTCGCCGTAGCCATGTTTTCGCCGTCGCGGGGCATGTACGTGACGAGGCCGGTGGCGCGGTTGACGTGCCATTCGCCGGGTGTGTCGAGGGCCTCGCGCAGGTGTTCGACGTAATACCACTGGTCCGAGCGCCACTGGCCAAATGGCCACGCCGAAGGCCCCGTGAACGTCACGATATGGTTTGCCTCGTCCAGGGCGCTGACGCGTAGCAGCGACGTGGCCCATGCGTGAAACACAACGACGTGCGCATCGCTGAGCGAAGGCCAGTTCTGAAGGTCTCCGGGACGGTATTGAAAGCGAATCTTGCTGGGGACTTGGTTGCCGAATCCGTCGTCGTCGGTGAATTGACCTGCCTCGAAATAGAAGTCGTTATCGGTCGGGTAGTCGCCCGCATCATGGGCGGAGTTCGGCGTGCGCGCAGGTGTCGCGCGTTTGCCGTCGACCCAAAGCGCGGTGAAGTCCCACGTGCCGCCCCATGCATTGGGGGCATTGGCCGTCCACACGGAGCCGGATTGCACCCAGCCGGTGACAGGCACGCCGCCCGTGAAGACGGGCGTCTCATTCGGATAGGCCGCGAACGCGATCGGAGCGGAAGCGGTGCCGCTGTCTTGTGGCGCAAACACGACGGGAGAAGACAACACATACTCGCCGCCGCGGATGAGGACGTCCGTTGGGGTGGTGAGCGCACCCAGTCCGCGCAAGACGCGAAGGGCATCGCGTGCGCCGGTGAGTGTCGCGAGGGGGCCGTCGGTGCCAGAGATGTTTGGTTCGGGCAACGTGCCAGACCACGCGTCGTTGCCGTTGGTAGCGACATAAAGGGTGGTCGCGCTAGCAACGGAAAGGTCAAAGGCGGCTGCCGTGATTGCGAAGATGAACCACCAGAAGGGCTTCACGCATCTATGAAGAGATACAGCGGTGGTGTCAAAGGCTGGGCAAACGGGCATGGACAGAGAACTCCGTATTGGCGCTTCAAGCGAAGCCAATACCCCTCATAAGGAAAGCGGAGGCGCGGTGTGTCCCTGTGCGCCGAGTACAGCGGAGAGCGAACGGCACAATTATACCGCATGTTTGTTTGAATACAACGGACTCCTGGCGGTAGTGAACGGGACGCGCCGTTTAAACAAGATATACGGACTCGTGCCGATTAGGGCTGAGGCGCAGGCTGCGGTACGGGAGTGGGAGTGGTCTGGGGCGACGAAGGTTGAGACGGTTTCTTTACGCGTCCGGGACGCTTGAGCATTTGAAGATACCGCTGCGCAGCTACGTGATTGGGGTTGATACGCAGGGTTTCTTCAAAGTGCTTTGCGGCCTCCTCGCGCCGATTCAGATTCATCAGAAGGCCCGCCATGGTCGCATGCGAGAGCATGTGGTCGGGGTACCGGTCAACGGACTTCTGAAACTCGGCAATGGCATCCTCCTGCCGATTCATGTACATGTAAATGAGCCCTAGGTTGTAGTACCCCTCAAAATAATTGGGGTCGCACTCGATGGCGCGTTGCGACTCTTGCATGGCGCGTTCCATCAGTCCGATGGCGATTAGCTGTGAGGCCAGCTTCGCGTGGGCGACAGCGTTCCCAGGCATGCGGATTGAGGCTTGCGAAAACATCTCG includes:
- a CDS encoding right-handed parallel beta-helix repeat-containing protein, encoding MPVCPAFDTTAVSLHRCVKPFWWFIFAITAAAFDLSVASATTLYVATNGNDAWSGTLPEPNISGTDGPLATLTGARDALRVLRGLGALTTPTDVLIRGGEYVLSSPVVFAPQDSGTASAPIAFAAYPNETPVFTGGVPVTGWVQSGSVWTANAPNAWGGTWDFTALWVDGKRATPARTPNSAHDAGDYPTDNDFYFEAGQFTDDDGFGNQVPSKIRFQYRPGDLQNWPSLSDAHVVVFHAWATSLLRVSALDEANHIVTFTGPSAWPFGQWRSDQWYYVEHLREALDTPGEWHVNRATGLVTYMPRDGENMATAKVVAPVAQQLLLLQGNPATGQFVSYLTFRGLAFRHTNLPIPAAGFTDGQAAASTNAAIEATGARNCIIDRCEIMHTGNNAIWWRRGSQDNALSHSELYDLGAGAVRIGETTTPPTSNEETLRNVIDNNYIHDGGRILRSGVGVWIGRASYNTVSHNEISDFRYTGVSVGWLWGYASSTANNNIIEYNHIHEIGKRQLNDIGGVYTLGVSPGTVVRNNRIHEVFSNPKLYGGWGLYTDEGTTGVLFENNVVYNTETGAFHQHYGQNNIVRNNVLAFSTNAQVMRTLNESGHSFNFDHNIVYFNNGELLGGNWADDHFAFDYNLYWDASGRPLDFAGRTWAQWQAAGMDLHSINANPQFTDPDAADFSLATGSPALAMGITSIDTSAIGLYGEQEWIEKPLGIVRPPFEPPDLSKINEDFETTALDSVALNAGTHGETDGAYVRVTDELAHSGARCLKFVDVPGLPQTFYPYVDYTPIATDGIAHGSVAVRFSPGA